In one candidate division KSB1 bacterium genomic region, the following are encoded:
- a CDS encoding DUF456 domain-containing protein yields the protein MEIIGWVFFVLGMLIGLVVIPFGFAGTFIIVVGALILGLVTQFSEITGKFLGLLLGISIVVELLEFFLGAATAKKYGSSAWGIWGSIIGGIFGALWGTAISPILGTIFGAFVGVYLGAFLFEYFRFKDANKAKKAGWGAFLGALTGRFLKFIAAIVMIVMVGYKVI from the coding sequence ATGGAAATCATTGGTTGGGTATTTTTTGTGTTAGGAATGTTGATCGGTTTGGTTGTGATCCCATTTGGATTTGCCGGAACGTTCATAATCGTTGTAGGCGCGTTGATATTGGGGCTGGTCACCCAGTTTAGTGAAATCACAGGTAAATTTCTTGGATTACTCCTTGGCATATCCATTGTAGTAGAATTATTAGAATTTTTTCTGGGTGCGGCAACTGCTAAAAAATATGGTTCTTCAGCATGGGGAATTTGGGGTTCTATAATCGGTGGAATTTTTGGCGCACTTTGGGGAACAGCGATTTCCCCAATACTTGGCACTATTTTTGGTGCTTTTGTTGGAGTTTACCTGGGTGCATTCCTTTTTGAGTACTTCCGTTTTAAGGATGCTAATAAAGCGAAGAAGGCTGGTTGGGGAGCATTCCTAGGTGCGCTAACAGGAAGATTTCTGAAATTCATAGCTGCAATTGTAATGATTGTAATGGTTGGGTACAAAGTCATTTAG
- a CDS encoding peptidylprolyl isomerase yields the protein MKRITLFFYLFLFFANHSIAQDKLLDGIAAIVDEEIILHSELTQFTIQLALQLKIDLQKEPEKIDELRRATLENLITQKVLLSKAKEDTVIVEEQQVEEILNNQIQQWTQQLGSISKVEEYFDMPIGKIKRQFQEDVRNRLMVERTQQMFVQTITITRQEVERFFRTMQDSLPETNEMVHIRVLLREVRAGGKGKEEAFKKISEIRDRIVNGEDFATLAKENSEDPGSVSAGGELGLIQRGDFVHEFEETAFKLKPGDISEIIETKFGLHIIKLIEKRGERINVRHILIQLKAGSSDAEKTRAFLAAIKDSIQTEDDFIKMAEKYSHDATSNDNGGDLGWFEVEGLQIPEFKKALEGLEIGEVSQPFLTEFGYFIIRLDEKREGGKLNLEDDWQQLEQFALNQKSSKKMQEWVEDLKTKIYIELKERVN from the coding sequence ATGAAACGAATAACTTTATTTTTTTATTTGTTTTTGTTTTTCGCAAACCATTCAATTGCCCAGGACAAACTTTTAGATGGCATTGCAGCGATTGTTGACGAAGAAATTATTTTACATTCGGAACTTACCCAATTTACCATTCAATTGGCCTTACAATTAAAAATTGACCTTCAAAAAGAACCTGAAAAAATTGACGAACTTAGAAGAGCCACTTTGGAAAATTTGATAACACAGAAAGTATTATTATCCAAAGCGAAAGAAGACACGGTTATTGTCGAAGAACAGCAGGTGGAGGAAATCCTAAATAACCAGATTCAACAATGGACACAACAACTGGGTTCCATATCAAAGGTAGAAGAATATTTTGATATGCCCATTGGAAAAATCAAGAGGCAATTCCAGGAAGATGTTAGGAATCGCCTCATGGTTGAAAGGACGCAGCAAATGTTTGTTCAAACAATCACAATAACCAGACAGGAGGTTGAGAGGTTTTTTAGGACCATGCAAGACAGCTTGCCGGAAACAAATGAAATGGTACATATTCGAGTTCTGTTGCGAGAAGTTCGCGCCGGTGGCAAGGGCAAAGAAGAGGCCTTTAAGAAAATCTCAGAGATACGTGATAGAATAGTAAACGGGGAAGACTTTGCTACATTGGCTAAGGAGAATTCTGAAGACCCGGGTTCGGTTTCTGCTGGTGGAGAATTGGGTTTGATTCAACGAGGTGATTTTGTTCATGAATTTGAAGAAACGGCCTTTAAGTTAAAACCGGGAGATATTTCAGAGATAATTGAAACAAAATTCGGACTTCATATCATTAAGCTAATTGAGAAAAGAGGAGAAAGGATAAATGTTCGTCATATACTCATTCAATTAAAGGCAGGCAGTAGCGACGCTGAGAAGACGAGAGCTTTTCTAGCTGCAATCAAGGATAGCATTCAAACAGAAGACGATTTCATTAAAATGGCCGAGAAATATTCTCATGATGCAACTTCTAATGATAATGGCGGCGACCTTGGATGGTTTGAGGTCGAAGGCTTACAAATACCTGAATTTAAAAAGGCACTCGAAGGCCTTGAAATAGGAGAAGTAAGCCAACCCTTTTTGACTGAATTTGGATATTTTATTATTCGTTTAGATGAAAAACGTGAGGGAGGCAAATTAAATTTAGAAGATGATTGGCAGCAACTGGAGCAATTTGCACTTAACCAGAAAAGCAGTAAAAAAATGCAAGAATGGGTGGAGGATCTAAAAACTAAAATTTATATTGAACTTAAAGAGCGGGTAAATTAA
- a CDS encoding peptidylprolyl isomerase has protein sequence MKKNWILLVILSVFIGMFSGCNSKKTQIVARAGNSLISLEQFEREYLESNSIRSLQNASGDDKQKFLDKMIDKEMKLMFAKQMNIDKIPEVKDQIEQARLQAAYIAALEQLVMFKIIKEKEIREFYDRSDKEIRVRHILLDLPSKDDADSLTKVVEKAAGIIRELRSGGDFTELAGNYSKDEFSSKKGGDLGFLKWGSMDNKFMTAVLKSGKYQIYPQPIITSKGVHIIQVTEKRPVLQRPYEIERTVIVRNLFNRKRKSVTAEFEKFNQELDKKYNVVIFEENIQKMLTFISTSPNDSLLLENYGVKNPDYSWVSYELRFLPLAQYDKETKTMIGFFELMFNQQRALRPQEIRTVEIATKFLQDKIRFDLTSEIGIRHGYLEIPNYRRQLDSQVSQIITRYLQNSYINKIKKITDEMAEEYYNNQPEKYKIPAKAEVQEIFVKDSTEAQLIYQLATAGNDFDVLAEKYNTRARSKNKKGNLGYLTENSFGELGKTAIELKPGKIAGPLKLDNGYSIFRVLSHEKEQMQSFSKIKTKVRSDLVRNLRKINQEEWEKKIKGMVRVRVYEKVLERALKQHT, from the coding sequence ATGAAAAAGAACTGGATTTTGTTGGTCATTTTAAGTGTGTTCATCGGAATGTTTTCCGGATGCAATTCTAAAAAAACACAAATCGTAGCCAGGGCTGGGAATAGTTTGATAAGCCTTGAACAATTTGAAAGAGAATATCTAGAGTCAAATTCAATTCGATCTCTTCAAAATGCTTCAGGGGATGACAAGCAAAAATTTCTTGATAAAATGATCGACAAAGAAATGAAACTAATGTTTGCCAAACAAATGAATATAGATAAAATTCCGGAAGTGAAGGATCAGATCGAGCAAGCGAGACTGCAGGCGGCATACATAGCGGCATTGGAGCAGCTTGTTATGTTCAAAATCATAAAAGAAAAAGAGATTCGGGAATTTTATGATCGTTCTGATAAAGAAATAAGAGTGCGACATATTCTTTTGGATCTACCCTCAAAGGATGACGCGGACTCTCTCACAAAAGTTGTCGAAAAAGCAGCTGGAATTATCCGGGAGCTTCGATCTGGTGGTGATTTCACTGAACTTGCCGGGAACTATTCAAAGGATGAATTTAGTTCGAAAAAAGGGGGAGATCTTGGTTTCTTAAAATGGGGAAGCATGGACAATAAATTTATGACCGCGGTGCTAAAATCCGGGAAATATCAAATCTATCCCCAACCAATTATTACCTCCAAAGGCGTTCATATTATTCAGGTTACCGAAAAGCGACCTGTTTTACAAAGGCCATATGAGATTGAAAGAACTGTTATCGTGCGAAATCTGTTTAATCGAAAAAGAAAAAGCGTAACGGCAGAATTCGAAAAGTTCAATCAAGAATTGGACAAAAAATATAACGTTGTTATTTTTGAAGAGAATATTCAAAAAATGCTCACTTTTATTTCAACGTCACCCAATGATTCTTTATTGCTAGAAAATTATGGAGTGAAAAATCCGGATTATTCATGGGTGTCATATGAATTGCGTTTCTTGCCACTTGCTCAATATGACAAGGAAACAAAAACAATGATCGGATTTTTTGAATTAATGTTCAATCAACAACGCGCACTAAGGCCCCAAGAGATCCGCACCGTCGAAATTGCAACAAAATTTTTACAGGACAAAATAAGATTTGATTTAACTTCGGAGATTGGTATCCGTCATGGCTACCTGGAAATACCAAATTACCGAAGACAATTAGATAGCCAGGTTTCTCAAATTATAACCAGATATTTACAGAATAGTTATATTAATAAAATTAAAAAGATTACGGATGAAATGGCGGAAGAATATTACAATAATCAGCCGGAAAAATATAAAATTCCCGCAAAAGCGGAAGTTCAAGAAATATTTGTTAAGGATTCTACCGAAGCCCAATTGATTTATCAATTGGCAACGGCCGGAAATGATTTTGACGTATTGGCAGAAAAATATAATACCCGGGCCAGGTCTAAAAATAAAAAAGGCAATCTTGGCTATCTTACTGAAAATAGTTTTGGAGAATTGGGTAAAACTGCTATAGAATTAAAACCCGGGAAAATTGCCGGTCCGTTAAAGTTGGATAATGGATATTCAATTTTTAGGGTTTTAAGTCATGAAAAAGAACAGATGCAATCATTTTCAAAAATAAAAACAAAGGTTCGTTCCGACCTGGTAAGAAATCTGCGAAAAATCAACCAGGAAGAATGGGAAAAAAAGATAAAAGGTATGGTTCGTGTGCGGGTTTATGAAAAAGTACTAGAACGTGCGCTAAAGCAGCATACTTAA
- a CDS encoding DUF4159 domain-containing protein encodes MLSLILIVHTELSFAQNINEGRLTIARVKYSGGGDWYNDPSAVPNLLSFIEKETGIFVRKDEVKISLSDEKLFSFPILFITGHGRIRLTEVEVRRLREYLTHGGFLYADDDYGMDKFFRREMKKVFKGYEFVELPFNHEIYSAHFNFTNGPPKIHEHDGGPPKGYGLFYDGQMVVYYTVNTNISDGWVDPAVHKDPPQIREAALKMGTNIILWVLMH; translated from the coding sequence ATGTTAAGTCTAATTTTAATTGTTCATACAGAATTAAGCTTTGCACAAAACATCAACGAGGGTAGATTAACCATCGCCAGAGTCAAATACAGTGGCGGCGGTGATTGGTATAATGATCCGTCGGCTGTCCCGAATTTATTGTCATTCATAGAAAAAGAGACAGGAATTTTTGTCCGGAAGGATGAGGTAAAAATTTCATTGTCAGACGAGAAACTCTTTTCTTTCCCCATACTTTTTATAACAGGCCATGGAAGAATTCGATTAACTGAGGTTGAAGTAAGAAGGCTGCGGGAATACCTTACTCATGGTGGATTTTTATATGCAGATGATGATTATGGCATGGATAAATTCTTTCGTAGAGAGATGAAAAAAGTTTTCAAGGGTTATGAATTTGTTGAGTTGCCGTTTAACCATGAAATTTACAGTGCTCATTTTAATTTTACTAATGGTCCACCCAAAATTCATGAGCATGATGGCGGACCTCCCAAGGGATATGGACTTTTTTATGATGGACAAATGGTTGTGTATTACACTGTAAACACCAACATTTCGGATGGTTGGGTAGATCCAGCCGTCCATAAGGATCCTCCGCAAATTCGTGAGGCTGCTCTGAAAATGGGAACCAATATCATCTTGTGGGTTTTAATGCATTAA
- a CDS encoding tetratricopeptide repeat protein, with product MEGRFLNGICQAAFMVCLVLIFNSAGMAQNTNQSDRGQYSLGQQYEAIGDFDQALKIYLALLEKYPRNFTYFDAARKCYVSLKKYDELIQLIETRIELEPHNFQYQIRLGETYLQKEDKEKAFSIWNQMINKNNKNASVYRMVANTLIQNRLFDDGIEIYQNGRNTIGKQGLFSLELAQLHAYRFNYDKATGEYMRYLRSNPRQLSYVKARIVSFKGNNETYEQVTSTLKRWISSESENQDYQRLMISFLLSYENYNDAFSAVKKLEQLQNKSKEKGKTGSELFKFSQIVLAENQYNLAEKALNRILEEYSNYPDKARIEYELARTLYLQGKYKPALTAYDRVAMNYPKSIWAIEAILTSGDIYLDVLFLPDSAVHNFKKVLDNYAKYQNRIHTFIRLGDVEIARGNLSEAETFYLQAVNTPSGKNQRVKEKNNSKIEGQLKLAELAFYQGDFKKTRKHIENILKRPVSSSNAFVNDALELSIRLDNNEQNASEALKLYAEAILFKKQNKLDEASQNFSNVADSYPQAKIAPQARFQHSNLIRKTGDFLSAIMGFQALISKYPDNSLCDLALFEIGTIYENDLKDTSKAIENYETILVNYPMSMLVENVRKKIRSLEGNP from the coding sequence GTGGAGGGTCGTTTTTTAAATGGAATTTGCCAGGCGGCATTTATGGTTTGTTTGGTTTTAATTTTTAATAGTGCCGGCATGGCGCAAAACACAAATCAATCAGACCGCGGACAATACAGTCTCGGTCAACAATATGAAGCTATCGGTGATTTTGATCAAGCTCTTAAAATATATTTAGCGCTCCTGGAAAAGTATCCAAGGAATTTTACCTATTTCGATGCTGCAAGAAAATGCTATGTTAGCCTGAAGAAATATGACGAATTGATACAACTAATCGAAACAAGAATCGAATTGGAACCGCACAATTTTCAATATCAAATTCGTTTGGGAGAGACATATCTGCAAAAAGAAGACAAAGAAAAAGCTTTTTCAATTTGGAATCAAATGATCAACAAGAATAATAAGAATGCATCGGTTTATCGTATGGTTGCCAATACGTTAATACAAAACCGGTTATTTGATGATGGTATTGAAATTTACCAAAATGGACGCAACACGATTGGAAAACAAGGCTTGTTTTCACTTGAGCTTGCCCAGTTGCACGCCTATCGTTTTAATTACGATAAAGCGACAGGGGAATACATGAGATATTTGCGGTCGAATCCCCGTCAATTATCCTATGTGAAGGCGAGAATCGTATCTTTTAAAGGGAACAATGAAACCTACGAACAGGTAACCTCAACCCTGAAAAGATGGATTTCATCAGAGTCTGAAAACCAGGATTACCAAAGACTCATGATCTCTTTTCTTTTAAGTTATGAAAATTATAACGATGCTTTTTCGGCTGTGAAAAAACTAGAACAATTACAAAACAAATCGAAAGAAAAAGGCAAAACCGGCTCAGAGTTATTCAAGTTTAGCCAAATTGTTTTAGCAGAGAATCAATATAACCTGGCCGAGAAAGCTCTGAATCGAATATTGGAAGAATATTCTAATTACCCGGACAAAGCTAGAATCGAATATGAGCTAGCTCGAACCTTATATCTGCAAGGAAAATATAAACCGGCATTGACTGCCTATGATCGCGTGGCTATGAATTATCCCAAATCGATTTGGGCCATTGAAGCCATATTAACCAGCGGAGATATTTATTTAGATGTTTTGTTTTTGCCGGACAGCGCGGTTCATAACTTTAAAAAAGTTTTAGACAATTATGCGAAGTATCAGAATCGTATCCATACATTTATTAGACTCGGTGATGTTGAAATTGCGAGGGGGAATTTATCGGAAGCGGAAACTTTTTATTTACAAGCGGTTAACACTCCGTCTGGAAAAAATCAAAGAGTTAAAGAGAAAAACAATTCAAAAATTGAAGGACAGCTAAAGCTGGCGGAACTGGCTTTCTACCAGGGAGATTTCAAAAAGACACGAAAACATATTGAGAATATTTTAAAAAGGCCCGTAAGCAGCAGCAATGCATTTGTGAATGACGCCTTAGAATTATCCATTCGGTTGGACAACAATGAACAAAATGCTTCAGAAGCTCTAAAGTTATACGCCGAGGCTATTCTTTTTAAAAAACAAAACAAACTCGATGAAGCCAGCCAAAACTTTTCGAATGTTGCAGATTCATATCCTCAAGCCAAAATTGCCCCCCAAGCCAGGTTTCAACATTCTAATTTAATTAGAAAAACCGGGGATTTTCTTTCTGCTATCATGGGGTTTCAAGCATTGATCAGTAAATACCCAGATAATTCGCTTTGTGATCTGGCGCTTTTTGAGATCGGAACAATTTATGAAAACGATCTCAAAGACACTTCAAAAGCGATTGAGAATTATGAGACCATTTTGGTGAATTATCCGATGAGTAT